The Carassius gibelio isolate Cgi1373 ecotype wild population from Czech Republic chromosome B22, carGib1.2-hapl.c, whole genome shotgun sequence genome window below encodes:
- the LOC127987227 gene encoding uncharacterized protein LOC127987227 isoform X2, whose amino-acid sequence MYSVFGVEEITMSVREEDVVTLHTGVKTNHRDRIRWYYKDIRIAQITGDLIKTCKDVQCKERFRDRLKLDNQTGSLTITSMITSDAGLYKLKILGNPSSEKIFNVTVHDQIKTVPVMERETVTLCTGVENQDDVTICRFNDTFIAGINGYPNKICTDVQGSDEGFRARLKLDNQTGSLIITNTRCTDSGLYKLQINSSSCSIMRSFNVIVNDSHLETPAMDLIVRRLTVFGAVILVLTVAVAFGVKHCSTVRRRSHLKKINMNLL is encoded by the exons ATGTACA gtgtgtttggtgttgaAGAAATTACAATGTCTGTGAGAGAAGAAGATGTTGTCACTCTACACACTGGTGTTAAGACAAATCATCGAGACCGAATTAGATGGTATTATAAAGACATTCGCATCGCTCAGATCACTGGAGATCTCATTAAGACCTGTAAAGACGTTCAGTGTaaagagagattcagagacagactgaagctggacaatcagactggatctctgaccatcacaagtATGATAACCTCTGATGCTGGACTTTATAAACTGAAGATTTTAGGCAACCCCAGCAGTGAAAAGATCTTCAATGTTACTGTTCATG ATCAAATAAAGACAGTGCCAGTGATGGAGAGGGAAACAGTGACTTTATGTACTGGTGTAGAAAATCAAGATGATGTGACGATATGTCGTTTTAATGATACTTTCATCGCTGGAATCAATGGATATCCAAATAAGATCTGTACAGATGTACAGGGTAGTGATGAGGGATTCAGAGCCAGACTGAAActggacaatcaaactggatcactgatcatcacaaacaccagatgCACAGATtctggactttataaactacagatcaacagCAGCAGCTGCAGTATTATGAGGAGCTTCAATGTTATTGTCAATG ATTCACATTTAGAAACTCCAGCAATGGATCTAATTGTACGTAGGTTAACAGTTTTTGGTGCAGTCATACTGGTGCTGACCGTGGCTGTTGCGTTTGGAGTGAAACACT GTTCCACTGTCAGAAGAAGAAGTCATTTAAAGAAGATAAACATGAATTTGCTGTGA
- the LOC127987227 gene encoding uncharacterized protein LOC127987227 isoform X3 — MSVREEDVVTLHTGVKTNHRDRIRWYYKDIRIAQITGDLIKTCKDVQCKERFRDRLKLDNQTGSLTITSMITSDAGLYKLKILGNPSSEKIFNVTVHDQIKTVPVMERETVTLCTGVENQDDVTICRFNDTFIAGINGYPNKICTDVQGSDEGFRARLKLDNQTGSLIITNTRCTDSGLYKLQINSSSCSIMRSFNVIVNDSHLETPAMDLIVRRLTVFGAVILVLTVAVAFGVKHCSTVRRRSHLKKINMNLL, encoded by the exons ATGTCTGTGAGAGAAGAAGATGTTGTCACTCTACACACTGGTGTTAAGACAAATCATCGAGACCGAATTAGATGGTATTATAAAGACATTCGCATCGCTCAGATCACTGGAGATCTCATTAAGACCTGTAAAGACGTTCAGTGTaaagagagattcagagacagactgaagctggacaatcagactggatctctgaccatcacaagtATGATAACCTCTGATGCTGGACTTTATAAACTGAAGATTTTAGGCAACCCCAGCAGTGAAAAGATCTTCAATGTTACTGTTCATG ATCAAATAAAGACAGTGCCAGTGATGGAGAGGGAAACAGTGACTTTATGTACTGGTGTAGAAAATCAAGATGATGTGACGATATGTCGTTTTAATGATACTTTCATCGCTGGAATCAATGGATATCCAAATAAGATCTGTACAGATGTACAGGGTAGTGATGAGGGATTCAGAGCCAGACTGAAActggacaatcaaactggatcactgatcatcacaaacaccagatgCACAGATtctggactttataaactacagatcaacagCAGCAGCTGCAGTATTATGAGGAGCTTCAATGTTATTGTCAATG ATTCACATTTAGAAACTCCAGCAATGGATCTAATTGTACGTAGGTTAACAGTTTTTGGTGCAGTCATACTGGTGCTGACCGTGGCTGTTGCGTTTGGAGTGAAACACT GTTCCACTGTCAGAAGAAGAAGTCATTTAAAGAAGATAAACATGAATTTGCTGTGA
- the LOC127987227 gene encoding uncharacterized protein LOC127987227 isoform X1, which produces MKFLFILLTTCGLLYYGVFGVEEITMSVREEDVVTLHTGVKTNHRDRIRWYYKDIRIAQITGDLIKTCKDVQCKERFRDRLKLDNQTGSLTITSMITSDAGLYKLKILGNPSSEKIFNVTVHDQIKTVPVMERETVTLCTGVENQDDVTICRFNDTFIAGINGYPNKICTDVQGSDEGFRARLKLDNQTGSLIITNTRCTDSGLYKLQINSSSCSIMRSFNVIVNDSHLETPAMDLIVRRLTVFGAVILVLTVAVAFGVKHCSTVRRRSHLKKINMNLL; this is translated from the exons ATGAAGTTTCTCTTTATTTTACTGACAACGTGTGGTTTACTATACTACG gtgtgtttggtgttgaAGAAATTACAATGTCTGTGAGAGAAGAAGATGTTGTCACTCTACACACTGGTGTTAAGACAAATCATCGAGACCGAATTAGATGGTATTATAAAGACATTCGCATCGCTCAGATCACTGGAGATCTCATTAAGACCTGTAAAGACGTTCAGTGTaaagagagattcagagacagactgaagctggacaatcagactggatctctgaccatcacaagtATGATAACCTCTGATGCTGGACTTTATAAACTGAAGATTTTAGGCAACCCCAGCAGTGAAAAGATCTTCAATGTTACTGTTCATG ATCAAATAAAGACAGTGCCAGTGATGGAGAGGGAAACAGTGACTTTATGTACTGGTGTAGAAAATCAAGATGATGTGACGATATGTCGTTTTAATGATACTTTCATCGCTGGAATCAATGGATATCCAAATAAGATCTGTACAGATGTACAGGGTAGTGATGAGGGATTCAGAGCCAGACTGAAActggacaatcaaactggatcactgatcatcacaaacaccagatgCACAGATtctggactttataaactacagatcaacagCAGCAGCTGCAGTATTATGAGGAGCTTCAATGTTATTGTCAATG ATTCACATTTAGAAACTCCAGCAATGGATCTAATTGTACGTAGGTTAACAGTTTTTGGTGCAGTCATACTGGTGCTGACCGTGGCTGTTGCGTTTGGAGTGAAACACT GTTCCACTGTCAGAAGAAGAAGTCATTTAAAGAAGATAAACATGAATTTGCTGTGA